A genome region from Triticum aestivum cultivar Chinese Spring chromosome 2B, IWGSC CS RefSeq v2.1, whole genome shotgun sequence includes the following:
- the LOC123039955 gene encoding uncharacterized protein: MEVAMSAVAGELVSRFISLLMSKYHSSIHAQSKEQNLAKRLRHLLMRVGTVVEEADVRYITNSGMLAQLKMLSEAMYEGYRVLDTLMYRALRNSAGFDEVSSNDSFNSHLCLIKRSRRMANGATCLESDDALESLEAAAANMAEFVMLLGGCERMSRRPYDTYLYTDNFMFSRHAEKQKLLSFLLQHNDPPGGDQATTVLPIIGGAKVGKKTLVAHACGDERVRARFSSVLHLNGDGLLRHGRTKFGMKMLVVIEFASDVGDDDWKRFHSLVTRMGRGSKIVIVSRLQRLARFGSVKPIILGAMSYDELTYLFKTLSFGSEDPAEHPQLVQIADEFAKRFHGTEGSLIATNAYADVLRRNLDVKFWRCILDKGMRMVKRNLAIYGMHPNTLMYHGHPVDITDFALHPLSMTPYSASFSVKKESPSVTFGDLITNPSVRPKGDFTLIVWESRIPPHKSFPNFVTSCAQDTHQGSAFPGRKRQGVPI, from the coding sequence ATGGAGGTTGCCATGTCCGCAGTTGCAGGCGAACTTGTCAGCCGGTTCATCTCCTTGCTGATGAGCAAGTACCACTCCTCCATCCACGCGCAATCAAAGGAGCAGAATCTGGCGAAGCGGTTGCGGCATCTCCTGATGCGCGTTGGCACTGTCGTCGAGGAGGCGGACGTGCGGTACATAACCAACTCCGGGATGCTGGCCCAGCTCAAGATGCTCTCCGAGGCCATGTATGAAGGGTACCGTGTGCTGGACACCTTGATGTACCGCGCCCTCCGAAACAGCGCGGGCTTCGATGAGGTTAGCAGCAATGACTCATTCAACAGCCACTTGTGTTTAATCAAGCGTTCTCGGAGGATGGCCAACGGGGCCACATGCCTCGAGTCGGATGATGCCTTGGAAAGCTTAGAAGCTGCTGCTGCTAACATGGCAGAATTTGTTATGCTTTTGGGTGGTTGTGAGCGCATGTCACGTAGGCCTTATGACACTTACCTTTACACCGACAACTTCATGTTCAGCCGACATGCTGAGAAGCAGAAGCTCTTGagcttcttgttgcagcacaacGACCCTCCTGGTGGTGATCAGGCAACGACCGTCCTTCCGATCATAGGGGGCGCCAAAGTCGGGAAAAAAACTTTGGTTGCTCATGCATGTGGCGATGAAAGAGTTCGCGCACGCTTTTCTTCTGTTTTGCACTTGAATGGTGATGGCCTTTTGAGGCATGGAAGGACCAAGTTTGGGATGAagatgttggtagttattgagtttGCTTCTGATGTAGGTGATGATGACTGGAAaaggtttcactcattggtcacaAGAATGGGCAGAGGAAGCAAGATCGTCATTGTAAGTAGACTTCAAAGATTAGCCCGATTTGGATCGGTGAAACCGATTATCCTAGGTGCTATGTCTTACGACGAGTTGACATACCTTTTCAAAACACTATCCTTCGGGAGCGAGGACCCCGCAGAACATCCACAACTAGTACAAATAGCAGATGAATTTGCCAAGAGGTTCCACGGTACAGAAGGTTCACTTATCGCCACAAATGCGTATGCAGATGTGCTGAGAAGGAATTTGGATGTTAAGTTTTGGCGTTGCATATTGGACAAGGGGATGAGAATGGTTAAAAGAAACCTTGCCATTTATGGCATGCACCCGAACACGCTTATGTACCATGGTCACCCAGTGGACATAACGGACTTTGCTCTACATCCACTTAGCATGACACCTTATAGTGCTAGTTTTTCAGTCAAGAAGGAATCACCAAGTGTGACATTTGGGGATCTTATAACAAATCCTAGTGTTAGACCCAAAGGAGACTTCACTCTAATTGTATGGGAATCAAGGATACCCCCtcataaatcatttcctaattttgTTACAAGTTGTGCTCAGGATACACATCAAGGTAGCGCCTTTCCAGGAAGAAAGCGACAAGGAGTGCCAATCTAA